TGATGTGCCCGACGGCCATCGGAGCCTTGTTCGGCGAGCAGAATTGTCTCGCGTAGTTGGTGATCTGCTCGCGGAACTCTTCTGCGTTCCCTTCGAAGAGATCGTTGATCATTCCCCATTCAAACGCTTGCTCGTAGCTCACGGTCTTACCGCTCGTCATCATCTCGATCGCCCGGGATTTGCCGACCAGGCGCGCGAGTCGCTGCGTTCCGCCGGTGCCGGGCAGTACGCCGAGCGCGACTTCGGGAAGGCCAATTTTGCCGGCGTCTTTGCGCGCGATGCGCAAGTCGGCCGCCATCGCGATCTCCAGTCCGCCGCCGACACAGTGGCCGTTGAGCGCAGCGATCACGAGCTTCGGCGTCTGCTCCAAACGCGAGAGCGTTTCGTTTGCGTGCAGGCAGAACATATATTTGAACTCAGGCGTCACGGCGTTGAGCATTCCGATGTTCGCGCCGGCCGAGAAAAACTTCTCGCCCTTTCCGGCAAGCACGATAACTTCTACTTCGTGATCGAAACGTGCGTCTAAAATTGCTTCGTCGAGCTGGCGCATCATTTCGTGCGTGTACGTATTCGCCGGAGGGTCGTCCATCTCGATGAAGCCGATGTGACCGTCCTTCCAATAGTTGATCACGCGCTTACCGTCGAGCGGGCGCGCTTCGCGTCCGAACGGCGTCTGTTGGATAGCCCCGTTGACCGTCGTGCTCATGCTAGTTTTCCTTTTGGTGCGATCCAGTTGGGATCTTTGAAGTACTCTTTGAGTTCGATCTCGTCGGCTTGGGTCGGAAGAACGGTGGGTGCGTACGCTTCCCATTCGCCTTGAGTCAGCTTTCGCCCGTCGACGCTATACCGCTGACCCGAGTAATCTCCGATTTTTCGATTGAAACGCATATCCGGAAGATAAAACTTCGTCTCGCTGGAGTTGACCTCGTTCACGCGTGCAACGGTCGCCAACGCTTCTTCGTAAAATTGCCGGCGGGCGCGCTCGTTGAGATGCTCCTTGTCGAGCTCGCCGGCGGCTTTATCTTCATCGACTCGTCCTTTGATACCCCAGGCATACGCCCATTGTGCCGAGCCTGAATGATCGGTACCAAAGAGATCGAGCGACCCGGAGAACCACTTGTTGTAGTACTTCTGCTGGATCTCCACCGGAATGACTCCGGCCTTGGCGATGCGGCGCAGACCCGTGATGCCGGTCCCCATGTGAAACGATTCTTCGCGAAGCATCGGCCCCATGGACGCGGCGAGAGGCGCGAAGCTTGAATGCGAGAGCATCGTGAGCTGAAACTTCCCATCACGATCCATAAAGTTTGTGTAGGCGAAGAAATCCAGCCAGTGCGTGACGTCGTCGTTGAAAGCATTGAGCAGACGGTTCTTCTTTCCGAAGGCGCGGCGCTCCAGCATCTTCTGTGCTTCGATCTTCCCCTCGCTGCCGAAGTGATCGACCATCAAGTGGCACATTTGATACCCGTGGCGCGTCTCTTCGACCATGATGCGCACCAGTGAGGCCAGATCGTATTCGGTGGGCGCGTTATTGACGAGAAATCGCTGTTGCTCGTTTGAAGCAAACTCGGTGTCGCCCTGGTAGACGACCATGTTCAGCACGGCGTCGCGCATGCGCTGATCGGGAATTTCGCGCACCCGCTCCCATCGCCGATCCCCTTTGAAGTCGCCGAAGTAAATCTCGGGGGTGGGCAACTCTCCGTACTTAGCCTCGAAGCGATAGCCGGGCATAAATCGATCCATCAGCTCACGGTCGAGACCGATGTCCCGCCGCCAGTCGTCAAGCATCGAAACCCAGTCGTCAAAAGTCGAAATTCGGTTCATATCCTGCCTTATGTAACGGATTTTTGTCGAACGGATGGAATACCGTCATACTAGATGGCAGCGGAGCGGATGTCAACCCTCGCTGGGCGCCCGGTTGCGCGTCCAAATTCCTTTATATTTACCCTCTACGGAGACATGGTCGCCCGCCTCTCGAGCGACGGGTCATTGCGGATCAGCGCCTTGATCCGCCTGATGGCGACGTTCGGCGTTTCGGCCGCCGCGGTAAGGCAGGCCGTTTCCCGCATGACGCGGCAGGGATGGCTCGTCGCCCGGCGCGAGGGCAACCGGGCAGCGTACGGGGTGACCGACCGCGGATCCCAGCGAATCGTCGAGCTGAGCCCGCGGATTTATGGGCCGGTCATCGGGTGGGATGGTCGCTGGCGCCTGCTCTCCTACGCGATCGGGGAGGCCCATCGAAAGCGTCGCGAACGGCTTCGCAAAGAGCTGAGCGCTCTGGGTTGGGCCCCGCTCTCACCGTCGACGTGGATCTCACCGTCCGACACCTTGGGCGCGGCGCGCGATGCGGCGCGCGCCACCGGCACTCTCGACGCGGTGAATCTTTTCACGAGCGAGTATCGCGGACCGTTGAGCGACCGCCAACTGCTTGAACGCTGCTGGGACGTGGATGCAATTGCCGCGGCCTACCGCGAGTTCGTCGCCCGCTACGCCCCCTTGCTCGCGCAAGAACGCGCACGTCCCGGCTTTAGCGACGAGGAGGCGTTCGTTCAGCGCCTTTGGCTCGTGCACGACTATCGCCGATTCGTCTACCTCGATCCCGGACTACCCAGCGAGCTGCTGCCCGCACAGTGGCCGGGCACCGCCGCGGC
This Candidatus Eremiobacterota bacterium DNA region includes the following protein-coding sequences:
- a CDS encoding phenylacetic acid degradation operon negative regulatory protein PaaX, which produces MSTLAGRPVARPNSFIFTLYGDMVARLSSDGSLRISALIRLMATFGVSAAAVRQAVSRMTRQGWLVARREGNRAAYGVTDRGSQRIVELSPRIYGPVIGWDGRWRLLSYAIGEAHRKRRERLRKELSALGWAPLSPSTWISPSDTLGAARDAARATGTLDAVNLFTSEYRGPLSDRQLLERCWDVDAIAAAYREFVARYAPLLAQERARPGFSDEEAFVQRLWLVHDYRRFVYLDPGLPSELLPAQWPGTAAAALFRELYAALEVQSQRYFHLCAQQ
- a CDS encoding phenylacetate-CoA oxygenase subunit PaaI, with the translated sequence MNRISTFDDWVSMLDDWRRDIGLDRELMDRFMPGYRFEAKYGELPTPEIYFGDFKGDRRWERVREIPDQRMRDAVLNMVVYQGDTEFASNEQQRFLVNNAPTEYDLASLVRIMVEETRHGYQMCHLMVDHFGSEGKIEAQKMLERRAFGKKNRLLNAFNDDVTHWLDFFAYTNFMDRDGKFQLTMLSHSSFAPLAASMGPMLREESFHMGTGITGLRRIAKAGVIPVEIQQKYYNKWFSGSLDLFGTDHSGSAQWAYAWGIKGRVDEDKAAGELDKEHLNERARRQFYEEALATVARVNEVNSSETKFYLPDMRFNRKIGDYSGQRYSVDGRKLTQGEWEAYAPTVLPTQADEIELKEYFKDPNWIAPKGKLA
- a CDS encoding enoyl-CoA hydratase/isomerase family protein; this encodes MSTTVNGAIQQTPFGREARPLDGKRVINYWKDGHIGFIEMDDPPANTYTHEMMRQLDEAILDARFDHEVEVIVLAGKGEKFFSAGANIGMLNAVTPEFKYMFCLHANETLSRLEQTPKLVIAALNGHCVGGGLEIAMAADLRIARKDAGKIGLPEVALGVLPGTGGTQRLARLVGKSRAIEMMTSGKTVSYEQAFEWGMINDLFEGNAEEFREQITNYARQFCSPNKAPMAVGHIKRSVQTGAELPLQDALALERELQSLLFKSEDAKEGLAAYNEKRVARFKNK